In a single window of the Chlamydiota bacterium genome:
- the rpoB gene encoding DNA-directed RNA polymerase subunit beta codes for MLRKPPHRVSFEDRKEIIDLPNLIEVQIKSYKQFLQIDALPLERENVGLEEVFREVFPIRSYDEKTVLEYLSYILGTPKYSPEECIKRGISYNVTLKVRLKLTDETGIKEEEVYMGTMPLMTSKGTFVINGAERVIVSQLHRSPGISFEYQLHAKGTPIYSFRIIPYRGSWLEASFDINDSIFIFVDRKKRRRKILATTFIRTLGYSSDADIIEEFFNTVKVKMKSEKDFVKLVGKILAEDVIDEESGVVFGKASEKLTTAMLKRMLDAGIKAVRVAENADETSPIIKMLAKDPTDSYEAALKDFYRKIRPGEPATLSNARSAMMRLFFDPKRYNLGKVGRYKISQKLNFKINDESLEIVTLTKEDVISAVKYLISLKNREEGYDVDDIDHLANRRVRSVGELVQNQCRVGLARMEKMIKERMNLFDFSADTLTPGKIVSSKALAGVLKDFFGRSQLSQFMDQTNPVSELTHKRRLSSLGPGGLNRDRAGFEVRDVHVSHYGRICPIETPEGPNIGLITSLSAFAKINEFGFIETPYRIVKDGVVTEEIEYMTADQEQNFVIAQASAELDEFNMFKYKQCWARYKGESLEIDTSKVTYMDVSSKQLVSVVTGLIPFLEHDDANRALMGSNMQRQAVPLLKPDAPIVGTGVEARAAKDSGAVVIAEEEGTVEYVDGNRIVVAPKSNPVKKKVYELKKFMRSNSNSCVNQKPICQIGDKVSIGDVIADGPATENGEIALGKNVLVAFMPWCGYNYEDAIIISEKLLREDAYSSIYIVEFELTARDTKLGKEEITRDIPNVSEEALADLDDEGIIRVGAEVKPGAILVGKITPKTETELAPEERLLRAIFGEKAADVKDASLTVPPGTEGVIMDVKVFTRRDRLSKTDEDLVEEASRVKDLRAEYKQQENELMLELHEKLGALLLDEKAPGAIVHRKTAELIVQDGQIFTQEILELIEDESIDDLLMPENEIYNTLKQVLVAHAQALLKLETEHKTVLEHTKKGDTDLDPGVIRQVKVYIATMRKLQVGDKMAGRHGNKGVVSTIVPEEDMPYLSDGQTIEVILNPLGVPSRMNIGQVLETHLGFAAKKAGIYVKSPIFEGFPEERIWEMMKEQGLPEDGKMYLYDGQSGERFDNTVVVGYIYILKLSHLVADKIHARAVGPYSLVTQQPLGGKAQMGGQRFGEMEVWALEAYGA; via the coding sequence ATGCTAAGAAAGCCCCCACATCGGGTGAGTTTTGAGGATCGAAAGGAAATTATCGATCTTCCAAACCTTATTGAAGTTCAAATCAAATCTTATAAACAATTTCTTCAAATCGATGCCCTTCCTTTAGAAAGGGAAAATGTCGGTTTAGAAGAAGTGTTTAGGGAAGTTTTCCCCATCAGGTCGTATGATGAAAAAACAGTTTTAGAATATCTTTCGTACATCCTTGGAACACCGAAATATTCTCCAGAAGAATGTATCAAACGCGGAATTAGTTATAATGTGACGCTTAAGGTACGTTTAAAACTCACAGATGAAACAGGGATTAAAGAAGAAGAAGTCTACATGGGCACAATGCCCCTGATGACTTCTAAGGGAACCTTTGTGATTAATGGCGCAGAACGTGTGATCGTATCGCAGCTGCACAGATCTCCTGGGATTTCCTTTGAATACCAACTGCATGCTAAGGGCACACCTATTTATTCCTTTAGAATCATTCCATATAGAGGAAGTTGGTTAGAGGCATCTTTTGACATTAATGATAGCATTTTTATCTTTGTTGATCGTAAAAAAAGAAGACGCAAAATTCTTGCCACAACTTTTATTCGTACGTTAGGGTATTCTTCCGATGCAGACATCATTGAAGAATTTTTTAATACGGTGAAAGTGAAAATGAAATCTGAAAAAGATTTTGTAAAACTTGTGGGTAAAATTTTAGCAGAAGATGTGATTGATGAAGAATCTGGCGTGGTTTTTGGAAAAGCAAGCGAGAAACTCACAACAGCGATGCTCAAACGGATGTTGGATGCGGGGATTAAAGCGGTGCGTGTTGCAGAAAATGCTGATGAAACATCACCCATCATTAAGATGCTTGCAAAAGATCCGACCGATTCTTACGAAGCAGCACTCAAAGATTTTTATCGAAAAATTCGTCCAGGGGAACCTGCTACACTGTCAAACGCAAGAAGTGCGATGATGCGTCTTTTCTTCGATCCAAAACGTTATAACTTGGGAAAAGTAGGACGCTATAAAATCAGTCAAAAACTCAACTTTAAAATTAATGATGAGTCTTTAGAAATTGTCACATTGACAAAAGAAGATGTCATTTCAGCCGTTAAATATTTGATCTCTTTAAAGAACAGAGAAGAAGGATATGATGTTGACGATATTGATCATTTAGCAAACCGACGTGTGCGTTCTGTAGGTGAACTTGTCCAAAACCAGTGTCGTGTTGGACTTGCTAGAATGGAAAAAATGATTAAAGAACGTATGAACTTGTTTGATTTTTCAGCAGATACATTGACTCCTGGAAAAATTGTTTCTTCAAAAGCGTTAGCTGGTGTCTTAAAAGATTTCTTTGGACGCTCACAGCTGTCACAATTTATGGATCAAACCAATCCCGTGTCTGAACTGACGCATAAACGACGTCTATCTTCCTTAGGACCTGGAGGCTTGAACCGTGATCGCGCAGGATTTGAAGTGCGTGACGTGCATGTCTCTCACTATGGTAGAATTTGTCCTATTGAAACTCCAGAAGGACCCAACATTGGCTTGATCACATCGCTATCTGCATTTGCCAAAATTAACGAATTTGGATTTATTGAAACTCCTTATCGTATTGTGAAAGATGGTGTTGTCACAGAAGAAATCGAATACATGACAGCAGATCAAGAACAAAACTTTGTCATAGCGCAAGCTTCTGCTGAACTTGATGAGTTCAATATGTTTAAATATAAACAGTGTTGGGCGCGTTACAAAGGGGAATCTCTAGAAATTGACACATCCAAGGTCACTTACATGGATGTCTCATCCAAACAGCTCGTTTCTGTGGTTACAGGACTCATTCCATTTTTGGAGCATGATGATGCCAACCGTGCACTGATGGGATCCAATATGCAACGCCAAGCGGTACCTTTGTTAAAACCTGATGCTCCTATTGTAGGAACAGGTGTGGAAGCTCGAGCTGCAAAAGATTCGGGCGCTGTGGTGATTGCTGAAGAAGAAGGCACTGTGGAATATGTGGATGGAAATCGCATTGTCGTTGCACCTAAAAGCAATCCTGTTAAAAAGAAAGTGTATGAACTTAAAAAATTCATGCGTTCCAATAGTAATTCTTGCGTGAACCAAAAGCCTATTTGCCAAATTGGTGACAAGGTAAGCATCGGCGATGTCATCGCCGACGGTCCTGCTACCGAAAATGGAGAGATTGCACTTGGTAAAAACGTGCTTGTTGCCTTTATGCCATGGTGTGGATATAACTATGAGGATGCGATCATCATTTCAGAAAAATTACTGCGTGAAGATGCCTATAGTTCTATCTATATCGTAGAATTTGAATTGACCGCGCGAGATACAAAACTTGGAAAAGAAGAGATTACACGTGATATACCAAACGTCAGTGAAGAAGCTCTTGCAGACTTAGATGATGAAGGCATTATCCGTGTTGGAGCTGAAGTTAAACCAGGCGCTATTTTGGTAGGTAAAATTACGCCAAAAACGGAGACAGAATTAGCTCCAGAAGAAAGGCTTTTAAGAGCCATTTTTGGTGAAAAAGCAGCAGACGTAAAGGATGCATCACTGACCGTTCCTCCAGGCACAGAAGGCGTTATCATGGATGTCAAAGTCTTTACAAGACGTGATCGCTTATCAAAAACCGATGAAGATCTTGTGGAAGAAGCTTCTCGTGTCAAAGACTTGCGTGCAGAATACAAACAGCAAGAAAATGAGCTGATGTTAGAATTGCACGAAAAATTAGGCGCGCTTCTTTTAGATGAAAAAGCTCCAGGTGCCATCGTGCATAGAAAAACAGCAGAACTCATTGTTCAGGATGGACAAATCTTTACCCAAGAAATTTTAGAATTGATTGAAGATGAATCCATTGATGATTTATTGATGCCAGAAAATGAGATTTATAACACTTTGAAGCAAGTACTAGTTGCTCATGCACAAGCTCTTTTAAAACTCGAAACAGAGCATAAAACAGTGCTTGAACATACCAAAAAAGGGGATACAGATTTAGATCCTGGTGTTATTCGACAAGTTAAGGTGTACATTGCCACAATGCGTAAATTACAGGTAGGGGATAAAATGGCAGGACGCCATGGTAACAAAGGGGTCGTTTCTACCATTGTTCCTGAAGAAGATATGCCGTATCTATCAGATGGACAAACCATTGAAGTGATTTTAAATCCCTTGGGTGTGCCTTCTCGTATGAACATTGGACAAGTATTGGAAACACATTTGGGATTTGCTGCAAAAAAAGCGGGCATTTACGTCAAAAGTCCTATTTTTGAAGGTTTTCCAGAAGAACGTATTTGGGAAATGATGAAAGAACAAGGCCTTCCCGAAGATGGCAAGATGTATTTATATGATGGGCAATCAGGAGAAAGATTTGATAATACTGTCGTTGTGGGTTACATCTACATTTTGAAATTGTCTCACTTAGTCGCAGATAAAATTCACGCACGAGCTGTAGGGCCTTATTCTCTTGTGACGCAACAACCTTTGGGTGGTAAAGCTCAAATGGGGGGACAGCGTTTTGGAGAGATGGAGGTATGGGCCTTGGAAGCTTATGGAGC
- the rplL gene encoding 50S ribosomal protein L7/L12: MSNVSVEELVESLSSLSVLDMAKLKDLLQEKWGVEAVAAAPVAVAAPQAGEAEAAAESTEFQVTLAEAPADKKMAIIKVVRQITGLGLKESKEIAEGAPKVLKESVNKSEAEEIKKSVEEAGGKATLKGL, from the coding sequence GTGAGTAATGTAAGTGTAGAAGAATTGGTAGAATCGTTAAGTAGTCTATCAGTTCTAGATATGGCTAAATTAAAAGATTTATTACAAGAAAAATGGGGCGTTGAAGCAGTTGCAGCAGCACCTGTTGCTGTCGCAGCACCACAAGCTGGTGAAGCAGAAGCTGCAGCAGAATCTACAGAGTTTCAAGTCACACTTGCAGAAGCACCCGCTGATAAGAAAATGGCGATTATTAAGGTTGTCAGACAAATTACTGGACTTGGCCTTAAAGAATCCAAAGAAATAGCAGAAGGTGCGCCAAAAGTGTTGAAAGAAAGTGTCAATAAATCAGAAGCAGAGGAGATTAAAAAATCTGTCGAAGAGGCTGGTGGAAAGGCCACATTAAAAGGGCTCTAA
- the rplJ gene encoding 50S ribosomal protein L10, giving the protein MRKDKQLLLDEIKGYVDENSEFVITRYQKMDVTTINDFRRELTKKNAFFEVVKKRILAKALNEAKIQIEEPLQGHIGVVFTKEDATDSLKTITDFAKGNKNENLELLAGFIDGKSLGKEEMVCLSKLPGKDQLRAQFLGVLSAPMTETLGVMQSLLTSIMILLENKIKKESKQ; this is encoded by the coding sequence ATGAGAAAAGACAAGCAATTACTATTAGATGAGATCAAGGGTTATGTGGATGAAAATAGTGAATTTGTCATTACGCGCTATCAAAAAATGGATGTGACTACCATCAATGATTTTAGAAGAGAGTTAACGAAAAAAAATGCATTTTTTGAAGTCGTCAAAAAAAGAATTTTAGCAAAAGCTTTAAATGAAGCAAAGATTCAAATTGAAGAACCCCTGCAAGGGCATATTGGTGTCGTATTTACAAAAGAAGACGCAACCGATTCGCTTAAAACAATTACAGATTTTGCAAAAGGTAATAAGAATGAAAACCTCGAGCTTTTAGCAGGGTTTATTGATGGAAAATCATTAGGAAAAGAAGAGATGGTCTGCTTGTCTAAGCTGCCTGGAAAAGACCAATTAAGAGCGCAGTTTTTAGGTGTATTGAGTGCACCTATGACAGAAACGTTAGGTGTGATGCAATCGCTCCTAACATCCATCATGATTCTTTTAGAAAATAAGATTAAAAAAGAAAGTAAACAATAG
- the rplA gene encoding 50S ribosomal protein L1, which yields MKRSKRQKKADEIVDVSKSYSIEEAVDLLQKCPKPKFDETVDMALKLGVDPKKADQQVRGTVHLPHGTGKKLRVVVFAKEAQAKEAMEAGADFAGHQELIDKINSGWLEFDAVVATPDMMREVGKLAKILGPRGLMPSPKTGSVTTDVANAVKEIKAGKVEFKVNKMSVIDTGVGKLSFKKEQLVENIKTLLGAIQKARPASAKHYLKSFVLSSTMGPGIKILNREIL from the coding sequence ATGAAACGATCAAAAAGACAAAAAAAAGCAGATGAAATAGTCGATGTCTCTAAATCTTATTCTATCGAAGAGGCCGTCGATCTTTTACAAAAATGTCCAAAGCCAAAGTTTGATGAAACAGTAGATATGGCTTTGAAATTGGGTGTGGATCCCAAAAAAGCAGACCAACAAGTGCGTGGAACCGTGCATCTTCCTCATGGAACAGGGAAAAAATTGCGTGTGGTTGTGTTTGCAAAAGAAGCGCAGGCAAAAGAAGCAATGGAAGCTGGAGCTGATTTTGCAGGGCATCAAGAATTGATTGATAAAATTAATTCAGGATGGCTTGAATTTGATGCTGTTGTAGCCACTCCTGATATGATGCGAGAAGTGGGAAAATTGGCAAAAATTTTGGGTCCAAGAGGATTAATGCCCTCCCCAAAAACAGGAAGCGTGACAACAGATGTAGCCAATGCGGTTAAAGAAATTAAGGCCGGAAAAGTGGAATTTAAAGTGAATAAGATGAGTGTGATTGACACAGGTGTAGGCAAATTGTCTTTCAAAAAAGAGCAGCTTGTAGAAAATATTAAAACACTTTTGGGTGCGATTCAAAAAGCGAGACCTGCAAGTGCGAAACATTATCTAAAATCTTTTGTGCTATCGTCCACAATGGGGCCTGGAATTAAAATTTTAAATAGGGAAATTCTGTAA
- the rplK gene encoding 50S ribosomal protein L11, with protein sequence MAKKKVAKIIKLQISAGKANPAPPVGTALGPAGINIMGFCTEFNNATKERVGDVLPVVITVYKDKSFSFITKEPPVPNLIKAEIKLEKGSANPNQEKVGQLKRSQARKIAKRKMQDMGVLNEDGAVAMVCGTARSMGIDIEEDEG encoded by the coding sequence ATGGCTAAAAAGAAAGTTGCGAAGATAATTAAGTTGCAGATTTCTGCTGGAAAAGCAAACCCTGCGCCTCCTGTAGGAACCGCGCTAGGCCCTGCCGGAATTAATATTATGGGCTTTTGTACAGAGTTTAACAATGCAACAAAAGAACGTGTGGGAGATGTGTTGCCTGTTGTTATTACCGTGTATAAGGACAAAAGCTTTTCTTTTATCACAAAAGAACCCCCAGTTCCCAATTTGATTAAAGCAGAAATCAAACTTGAAAAAGGATCTGCAAATCCCAACCAGGAAAAAGTGGGACAATTAAAACGTTCGCAAGCGCGCAAAATTGCAAAACGCAAAATGCAAGATATGGGTGTTTTGAATGAAGACGGGGCTGTGGCAATGGTATGTGGAACAGCGCGTTCAATGGGAATTGATATTGAAGAGGATGAAGGATGA
- a CDS encoding hypothetical protein (Transcription termination/antitermination protein NusG), with translation MTQWYVVQVLSGQEDKVKKQVLENRASVSGMLEDVEDVLVPKENVAEVKAGQQKISEKRIWPGYILIKMNLTDEVWHYIKSINGIVDFLGGAKPAPLAQKEVDEILQDLEQKKEKVTHKHKLEIGEKVKITDGVFINFIGQILEVYHEKGRLSVMVSIFGRDTRVDDLEFWQVEKIEEDVNG, from the coding sequence ATGACACAATGGTACGTAGTACAGGTTTTATCTGGACAAGAAGATAAAGTAAAAAAACAAGTTCTTGAAAATAGAGCTAGTGTTTCCGGAATGCTTGAAGATGTTGAAGATGTGCTTGTGCCTAAAGAAAATGTAGCTGAAGTGAAAGCAGGACAGCAAAAGATTTCTGAAAAACGCATTTGGCCAGGTTACATTTTGATTAAAATGAATCTCACTGATGAGGTGTGGCATTATATTAAATCCATCAACGGGATTGTGGATTTTTTAGGTGGGGCAAAGCCCGCTCCATTAGCTCAAAAAGAAGTGGATGAAATCTTGCAAGATCTCGAGCAGAAAAAAGAAAAAGTGACACACAAGCACAAGCTTGAGATCGGTGAAAAAGTCAAAATTACAGATGGTGTGTTTATCAATTTTATTGGACAGATTTTAGAAGTCTATCATGAAAAAGGACGGCTTTCTGTGATGGTATCAATCTTTGGTCGTGACACAAGAGTGGATGATTTAGAATTTTGGCAAGTGGAAAAAATTGAAGAGGATGTAAATGGCTAA